Proteins encoded within one genomic window of Candidatus Dormiibacterota bacterium:
- a CDS encoding YggT family protein, protein MQNAINFLHTFAQVLIYLCIFAIVVRAAASWFIRDYHGLIMGFLVDVTEPILGPLRRVIPTGLGVDFSPMIAIAVLYVVGQFLG, encoded by the coding sequence GTGCAGAACGCCATCAATTTCCTGCACACGTTTGCCCAGGTCCTCATTTATCTCTGCATCTTTGCCATCGTCGTGCGGGCCGCGGCCTCCTGGTTCATCCGCGACTATCACGGGCTCATCATGGGATTCCTGGTCGACGTCACGGAGCCCATCCTCGGGCCGCTGCGGCGCGTGATCCCCACCGGGCTGGGCGTGGATTTCTCGCCGATGATCGCGATCGCGGTCCTCTATGTGGTCGGCCAGTTCCTCGGCTGA
- the murB gene encoding UDP-N-acetylmuramate dehydrogenase, whose product MPDAWLAAVPGVREHEPLSPHSWYGIGGRARYFLGLDDDATLPDLIGGLTKERVPYLVIGAATNTLFAADELPGLTIKLGTSRLTFEGSRVTASAGYLMPKLASETAKAGRTGLEFGAGVPGTVGGSVVGNAGAFGRELKDGLISTDVIDPEGRLHTLSAADCRFAYRDSILKSEKPGWTVRSATFETGEGDPSRIRERIKEVQEHRRQSQPIEKRSLGSTFKNPPGDAAGRLIDACGLKGRRVGGAQISEKHANFIVNLGGASADDVLALMAEMRNRVFERFGIELEPEVRVIGRTPSR is encoded by the coding sequence TTGCCTGACGCCTGGTTGGCGGCGGTCCCGGGCGTGCGCGAGCACGAGCCGCTCAGCCCGCACAGCTGGTATGGAATCGGCGGCCGCGCCCGCTATTTCCTGGGGCTCGACGACGATGCCACGCTTCCCGACTTGATCGGCGGTCTGACCAAAGAGCGCGTGCCCTACCTGGTGATCGGGGCGGCCACCAACACGCTCTTCGCCGCCGACGAGCTGCCGGGATTGACGATCAAGCTCGGCACGTCGCGCCTGACGTTCGAGGGAAGCCGGGTTACGGCATCCGCCGGGTACCTGATGCCGAAGCTGGCCTCGGAAACCGCGAAGGCCGGACGGACCGGCCTCGAGTTCGGCGCGGGTGTCCCGGGCACCGTCGGCGGATCGGTGGTGGGGAACGCGGGCGCCTTCGGACGCGAATTGAAAGATGGACTCATCAGCACCGATGTCATCGATCCGGAGGGCCGGCTGCACACGCTCTCGGCGGCCGACTGCCGCTTCGCCTATCGCGACTCGATCTTGAAATCGGAGAAGCCGGGATGGACCGTCCGTTCGGCGACGTTCGAGACCGGGGAGGGCGATCCGTCGCGCATCCGCGAGCGAATCAAGGAGGTGCAAGAGCACCGACGCCAGTCGCAGCCGATCGAGAAGCGTAGCCTGGGGAGCACCTTCAAGAATCCGCCAGGCGACGCCGCCGGCCGCCTCATCGATGCCTGCGGTCTCAAGGGGCGTCGCGTCGGCGGCGCGCAGATCTCAGAAAAGCACGCGAACTTCATCGTCAACCTGGGGGGAGCCAGCGCGGATGACGTGCTAGCCTTAATGGCCGAGATGCGGAATCGCGTCTTCGAACGGTTCGGCATCGAGCTCGAACCGGAGGTCCGCGTCATCGGCCGGACACCGAGCCGATGA
- a CDS encoding D-alanine--D-alanine ligase family protein, translated as MSRLRIGVLFGGRSTEHEVSILSARSIIAAMDPQRFEAVPVYIDKNGRWLVGGSLKRLVSEDAASKYVYLPPDPTQRSLVPARDGAGAPPTLPALDAVFPVFHGLNGEDGTIQGVLELANIPYVGAGVLGSALGLDKIYMKRAFAAVGLPIVDYLPITRRQYEQDPNAFIALVEERLGYPCFSKFANSGSSVGTTKAHDRAELLAGLQLAASFDRKLLVERAVDARELEVSVLGNDEPQASVVGEIVPAHEFYDYDAKYLDEGSRLVIPAAIEGDVAENVRAMALRAFQAVDAAGMARVDFFMERKTGRVLVNELNTIPGFTRISMYPKLWEASGLSYPKLIGRLVDLAIERFNDKQRSQTAIDSRLLQPGATE; from the coding sequence ATGAGCCGGCTGCGGATCGGGGTCCTCTTCGGTGGACGGTCGACCGAGCACGAGGTCTCCATCCTGTCCGCCCGGTCGATCATCGCCGCGATGGATCCGCAACGGTTCGAGGCGGTACCGGTCTACATCGACAAGAACGGGCGCTGGCTGGTGGGTGGGTCGCTCAAGCGCCTCGTGAGCGAGGACGCCGCCAGCAAGTACGTCTACCTTCCGCCGGACCCGACACAACGATCCCTCGTGCCCGCGCGAGACGGGGCTGGGGCGCCACCCACCCTGCCGGCGCTCGACGCGGTCTTCCCGGTGTTTCACGGGCTGAACGGCGAGGACGGGACCATCCAGGGCGTGCTGGAGCTGGCCAACATCCCGTACGTGGGCGCCGGTGTGCTCGGTTCGGCGCTCGGGCTCGACAAGATCTACATGAAGCGCGCCTTCGCCGCCGTCGGCCTGCCGATCGTCGACTATCTTCCCATCACCCGACGGCAGTACGAGCAGGACCCGAACGCCTTCATCGCCCTGGTCGAGGAGCGCTTGGGCTATCCGTGCTTCTCGAAGTTCGCGAACTCCGGGTCGAGCGTGGGCACGACGAAGGCCCACGACCGCGCCGAGCTCCTCGCCGGTCTGCAACTCGCCGCCAGCTTCGATCGTAAGTTGCTGGTCGAGCGGGCGGTCGATGCGCGTGAGTTGGAGGTCAGCGTCCTCGGCAATGATGAGCCGCAGGCCTCCGTCGTCGGCGAAATCGTCCCGGCCCACGAGTTCTATGACTACGACGCGAAATACCTGGACGAGGGATCGCGACTGGTGATCCCGGCGGCGATCGAGGGCGACGTTGCCGAGAACGTTCGCGCGATGGCGTTGCGAGCCTTCCAGGCCGTCGACGCGGCGGGAATGGCGCGCGTGGACTTCTTCATGGAGCGCAAGACCGGCCGTGTGCTGGTGAACGAGCTGAACACGATCCCGGGCTTCACCCGCATCAGCATGTACCCGAAGCTCTGGGAGGCATCGGGACTGTCGTATCCAAAATTGATCGGGCGGCTCGTGGACCTCGCGATCGAACGCTTCAACGACAAGCAGCGCTCGCAGACCGCGATCGATAGCCGGCTCTTGCAGCCCGGAGCAACCGAATGA
- a CDS encoding FtsQ-type POTRA domain-containing protein, whose product MTVGTIEKRRRRTAPAPARPVATGRGWIWAAVQIAVLGGEVFALLFLLAQPAFRPRHVEVVGTKHLTAAQVTGALNLPADRSIFLLNQTDLARRLQALPWVRSASVNLTLPDRVSVRVTEWMPSAVLQVGETTYYLNDLGEVLDPAAEAGSLTVINRPGFGPANDGQHALGSELLPMLVQLRAGFSAAFKISVTSFQLDRREVLTAQTDRGWTIIFGQMVTADDRASLEPKLAALRALSSRIDLISGPIQYINLENPHAPAVQMRAHK is encoded by the coding sequence ATGACCGTCGGGACGATCGAAAAGCGCCGCCGCCGAACGGCGCCGGCACCAGCCAGGCCGGTGGCGACGGGGCGCGGGTGGATCTGGGCCGCGGTGCAGATCGCCGTGCTCGGTGGCGAGGTCTTCGCGCTGCTCTTCCTGCTGGCTCAGCCCGCCTTTCGCCCGCGGCACGTGGAGGTGGTGGGCACGAAACATCTGACGGCCGCGCAGGTCACGGGCGCACTGAATCTGCCGGCCGACCGCAGCATCTTCCTGCTCAACCAGACCGATCTCGCCAGGCGTCTACAGGCGCTGCCATGGGTGCGGTCGGCCAGCGTCAACCTGACCCTTCCGGACCGGGTCTCGGTCAGGGTCACCGAGTGGATGCCGTCCGCGGTTCTCCAGGTCGGCGAGACGACCTATTACCTGAACGACCTTGGTGAGGTGCTCGATCCGGCCGCCGAGGCCGGCAGCCTGACGGTCATCAACCGGCCCGGCTTCGGACCGGCGAACGACGGCCAGCACGCACTCGGCAGTGAGCTGCTGCCCATGCTGGTTCAGCTGCGCGCCGGTTTTTCCGCCGCCTTTAAGATCTCCGTCACGTCGTTCCAGCTGGATCGTCGCGAGGTGCTCACCGCGCAAACCGATCGCGGATGGACGATCATCTTCGGCCAGATGGTCACCGCCGACGATCGCGCCAGCCTCGAGCCCAAGCTCGCCGCGCTGCGAGCGCTGAGCAGCCGGATCGATCTCATCTCGGGGCCGATTCAATACATCAACCTCGAGAATCCGCACGCGCCCGCGGTGCAGATGCGAGCGCACAAGTGA
- the ftsA gene encoding cell division protein FtsA, whose product MPRSKYVTALDIGTTKICCVVGEPTDRGLNIVGFGEATSEGLRRGVVVNMEKTVRGISRAVDAAQRMCGHKVESAFVGMAGTHVLSQNSRGVIAVARSDREIGQEDVSRVIDAARAVSVPNDREIIHVVPRGYIVDGQEGVRDAVGMSGARLEVETHIITGSLTAVQNVVKCVHQAGMSVEDLVVQVLASAEAVLNDNELDLGVALVDVGGGTTDVALFTDGSVVHTAVLPVGATHVTNDIAIGLRTTLTEAEMLKVNYGHAIPACIPREEMVELHQIGQDRVQVVPRRHLAEIIAPRAREILEMVRLEMRRGGHDGFLPGGVVFTGGGCRLLGFTDAAQSLLDLPVRIGAPAQTIGMSDQVNGPAYATAVGLLRWGTKLRHHGNGHAPVGAGASAVYARTVRWIKDFF is encoded by the coding sequence TTGCCACGTTCTAAATACGTCACAGCATTAGATATCGGCACAACCAAGATCTGCTGCGTCGTCGGCGAGCCGACGGACCGCGGTCTCAACATCGTCGGATTCGGCGAGGCAACCTCCGAAGGTCTGCGTCGCGGCGTGGTCGTCAACATGGAGAAGACCGTACGGGGCATCAGCCGCGCGGTCGATGCCGCGCAGCGGATGTGTGGCCACAAGGTCGAGTCGGCCTTCGTCGGCATGGCCGGCACGCATGTCCTCAGCCAGAACAGTCGCGGCGTCATCGCAGTGGCCCGGTCGGACCGTGAGATTGGTCAGGAGGACGTCAGCCGCGTGATCGACGCAGCGCGCGCGGTCTCCGTACCCAACGATCGCGAGATCATCCACGTCGTCCCACGCGGCTATATCGTCGACGGTCAGGAAGGGGTCCGGGACGCGGTCGGCATGTCGGGCGCCCGGCTCGAAGTCGAAACCCACATCATCACCGGGTCGCTGACCGCGGTGCAAAACGTCGTCAAGTGCGTCCACCAGGCGGGCATGAGCGTCGAGGACCTGGTGGTGCAAGTGCTGGCCTCGGCCGAGGCCGTCCTCAATGACAATGAGCTGGACCTCGGCGTGGCGCTCGTGGATGTCGGCGGCGGGACGACGGATGTCGCGCTCTTCACCGACGGCAGCGTCGTGCACACCGCGGTCCTGCCCGTGGGTGCGACGCACGTCACAAACGACATCGCCATCGGGCTTCGCACCACGCTCACCGAGGCCGAGATGTTGAAGGTCAACTACGGACACGCGATCCCCGCCTGTATCCCGCGCGAGGAGATGGTCGAGTTGCACCAGATCGGGCAGGACCGGGTCCAGGTTGTGCCGCGCCGGCACCTGGCGGAGATCATCGCCCCACGGGCGCGCGAGATCCTCGAAATGGTGCGCCTCGAGATGCGTCGCGGTGGCCACGACGGCTTCTTACCCGGCGGCGTCGTCTTCACCGGCGGCGGCTGCCGCCTGCTGGGTTTCACCGATGCCGCGCAGTCGCTGCTCGACCTCCCGGTCAGGATCGGGGCGCCGGCGCAAACCATCGGGATGAGCGACCAGGTGAACGGGCCCGCTTACGCGACCGCCGTTGGGCTGCTGCGCTGGGGAACCAAACTTCGGCACCACGGCAACGGCCACGCGCCCGTTGGCGCGGGCGCTTCGGCGGTGTACGCGCGGACCGTTCGTTGGATCAAGGATTTCTTCTAG
- a CDS encoding AAA family ATPase, with the protein MGTAELPEGTLTFLLTDLVASTRSWESSPAGMRESMARHDRIVAGCLRRHQGADVGRAGDSVLAVFRRAGDAAACALALQREFDAEPWPADMHVEARIAIHTGETELREGRYHGVALNRCARLLATCHGGQVLLTQATEQLLVDELPVGTALWDLGLHRLKDLTRPERVFQLVDLNRPAEFPPILSLARQLTNLPAQLTPFIGREEQLKELQEMHRQTRLLTLTGPGGAGKTRLALELAAQLVGEEADGVWLVELAPLSDPLLVPQAVASGLGLKEQPGRRMAETLVHHARQRRLLLVLDNCEHLVEPTATLAAELLKGCEGLTVLATSREPLNVPGELTWRVPPLTRDEAVRLFADRALSHDPRFRLTDENIQVVAQICDRLDFIPLAIELAAARVTAMPVHEILAHLESRFALLTGGDRTASSRLRTLRAAMDWSYDLLADPERIFFRRLSVFAGRFGLEAAEDVCADAAVPQESTLDLLVRLVDKSLVMVDKSLAILEGGRYRLLETVRTYGQERLLVAGETDAMQARLGAYVLSLAETRPPGQLAAWLDRLEAAHDDIRNTLRWTVKADPDLGVRLAVALTIFWQLRGHASEPRQFMDDLLRYAPAGFRTHAAGLQLAGTFAYLQADFDAARQLLATGLEEARAIGDRLTVLRTLAVLGLVGTAIGDLAASKAALEEALTLARESGEREEEAGILHQLALLAGRRNDLEESRTLFDESIALRRAQGRTDEASMSLTYLAGVALLQGDLATARRCVGESLELGRAMRDRRSAFSLDVLACLTGFDGNMKRAVVLAGAGSAMHEGSGNTPPQVWGDLMSAFLQPAREALGEHAAGAAWETGRRMDYEDALQLALNTVSGRGQATQDFESSMAPASSGPE; encoded by the coding sequence ATGGGAACCGCAGAGCTGCCGGAGGGTACGCTCACGTTCCTGCTCACGGATCTCGTGGCCTCGACCAGGTCGTGGGAGTCCTCCCCGGCTGGCATGCGCGAGTCCATGGCCCGGCACGACAGGATCGTGGCTGGTTGCCTGCGGCGGCATCAGGGAGCGGACGTCGGGCGCGCAGGGGACAGTGTGCTCGCGGTCTTCCGCCGCGCCGGCGACGCCGCGGCCTGCGCGCTGGCACTCCAACGCGAATTCGATGCCGAGCCGTGGCCGGCTGACATGCACGTTGAGGCCCGCATCGCGATTCACACGGGAGAGACGGAACTCCGGGAGGGCCGCTACCACGGCGTTGCGCTGAATCGCTGCGCCCGGCTGCTAGCGACCTGCCACGGCGGCCAGGTCCTGCTCACCCAGGCCACGGAGCAGCTACTGGTTGACGAGTTGCCGGTCGGAACGGCTCTCTGGGACCTTGGCCTGCACCGCTTGAAGGATTTGACGCGGCCCGAGCGGGTCTTCCAGCTGGTCGACCTCAACCGTCCGGCGGAGTTCCCTCCCATCCTGTCTCTCGCGCGGCAGCTTACCAATCTGCCGGCGCAGCTAACCCCGTTTATCGGCCGTGAGGAGCAGCTGAAAGAGCTTCAGGAAATGCATCGCCAGACCCGGCTGCTTACGTTGACTGGGCCCGGCGGCGCGGGAAAGACAAGACTTGCCCTTGAGCTCGCCGCGCAGCTTGTGGGCGAGGAGGCGGATGGCGTTTGGTTGGTCGAGCTTGCACCACTCTCTGATCCGCTGCTCGTCCCCCAGGCGGTGGCCAGCGGTCTCGGCCTGAAGGAGCAACCGGGGCGCCGCATGGCGGAGACGCTGGTGCACCACGCACGTCAGCGGCGCCTTTTGCTGGTCCTCGATAACTGCGAGCACCTTGTCGAACCCACAGCGACCCTCGCGGCGGAACTGCTCAAAGGATGTGAGGGCCTGACCGTGCTGGCCACCAGCCGGGAGCCGCTAAACGTACCGGGCGAGCTGACGTGGCGGGTTCCCCCGCTGACCCGCGATGAGGCGGTGCGCCTCTTTGCCGACCGGGCGCTGTCCCATGACCCCCGGTTCCGTCTCACTGACGAGAACATCCAGGTCGTGGCTCAGATCTGCGACCGGCTGGACTTCATTCCACTGGCCATCGAGCTGGCCGCGGCCAGGGTGACGGCGATGCCGGTTCACGAAATCCTTGCCCACCTGGAGAGCCGCTTCGCGCTGCTGACTGGCGGCGATCGTACGGCTTCCAGCCGGCTCCGCACCTTGAGGGCGGCGATGGACTGGAGCTATGACCTCCTGGCTGATCCGGAAAGAATTTTCTTTCGACGGTTATCAGTCTTTGCCGGCCGCTTCGGGCTAGAGGCAGCGGAGGACGTCTGCGCCGACGCTGCCGTGCCACAGGAGTCAACGCTCGACCTGCTGGTTCGATTGGTCGACAAGTCATTGGTCATGGTGGACAAGTCGCTGGCCATTCTGGAGGGTGGACGGTATCGGCTCCTCGAGACCGTGCGTACGTATGGTCAGGAGCGATTGCTCGTGGCGGGCGAGACCGATGCGATGCAAGCCCGACTCGGCGCTTATGTTCTGAGCCTGGCCGAGACTCGACCGCCAGGTCAGTTGGCTGCCTGGCTCGACCGGCTTGAGGCCGCCCACGACGATATCCGCAACACGCTCCGGTGGACGGTCAAGGCCGACCCCGATCTCGGCGTCCGGCTGGCCGTGGCACTCACGATCTTCTGGCAGCTTCGCGGTCACGCTTCGGAGCCGCGTCAGTTCATGGACGACCTACTGAGATACGCGCCAGCCGGTTTCCGTACGCACGCGGCTGGGCTCCAGCTCGCCGGTACGTTCGCCTACCTGCAGGCCGACTTCGATGCTGCTCGTCAGCTCCTTGCGACCGGACTGGAAGAGGCCCGCGCGATCGGGGATCGATTGACCGTCTTGCGAACGCTCGCCGTCCTTGGACTAGTCGGTACGGCCATCGGCGACCTGGCGGCCTCCAAGGCAGCCCTCGAGGAAGCCCTGACGCTGGCTCGCGAATCTGGCGAGCGTGAGGAAGAAGCCGGAATCCTCCATCAACTTGCGCTCCTGGCCGGCCGGCGGAATGATCTCGAAGAATCCCGCACGCTCTTCGACGAGAGCATCGCCCTTCGCCGAGCCCAGGGCAGGACTGATGAGGCGTCCATGTCGCTAACCTATCTCGCCGGGGTCGCCCTCCTACAAGGGGACCTCGCCACCGCGAGGCGCTGTGTCGGCGAGAGTTTGGAGCTCGGACGGGCGATGCGCGATCGCAGATCGGCATTCTCACTTGATGTGCTGGCCTGCCTTACCGGCTTCGACGGAAACATGAAGCGTGCGGTAGTACTGGCGGGCGCCGGCTCCGCGATGCACGAAGGTAGTGGCAACACGCCACCGCAGGTCTGGGGCGATCTGATGTCGGCATTCCTCCAACCCGCCCGCGAGGCGCTCGGCGAGCATGCTGCTGGAGCCGCCTGGGAAACGGGCCGGCGCATGGACTACGAGGACGCCCTACAGCTGGCTCTAAACACGGTCTCAGGGCGCGGCCAAGCAACTCAGGATTTCGAATCGTCGATGGCGCCTGCGTCCAGCGGGCCGGAGTAA
- the ftsZ gene encoding cell division protein FtsZ: MRDVDRTLEGNARIKVVGIGGGGSNAVNRMIRSKLRGVEFIAINTDLQALAHSEAQTKMNIGKKLTRGLGAGGNPTIGREAAEESQQELSELLQGADMVFLTAGMGGGTGSGAAPVVAEIARNNGALTIGVVTKPFTFEGSRRRAIAEESATTLREKVDTLIIIPNQRLLDVTDKKVPFTEALKIADDVLRQGVQGISDLIVQPGLINLDFADVKAVMSGQGAALMGIGFGSGDTRAADAARDAVASPLLETSIDGARGILFNITGGTDLTLHEVNEAAEIVRASADKDANIIFGTVIDEKMSGEVKITVVATGFVVGAEPSREIEEQYSRPAPVEDVPVYKGFDPSNLDIPAFLRGRR, encoded by the coding sequence ATGCGCGATGTCGACCGGACGCTCGAGGGGAACGCACGCATCAAAGTGGTCGGCATTGGTGGCGGCGGCAGCAACGCCGTGAACCGGATGATCCGGTCGAAGTTGCGCGGCGTCGAGTTCATCGCGATCAACACCGACCTGCAGGCGCTCGCCCATTCCGAAGCCCAGACCAAGATGAACATTGGCAAGAAGCTCACCCGTGGCCTGGGCGCGGGCGGCAACCCGACGATCGGTCGCGAGGCGGCCGAGGAAAGCCAGCAAGAACTGTCAGAGTTGTTGCAAGGCGCCGACATGGTGTTCCTGACCGCCGGCATGGGCGGTGGCACCGGGTCCGGCGCGGCGCCGGTCGTCGCAGAGATCGCCCGCAACAACGGCGCGCTCACCATTGGCGTCGTAACCAAACCGTTTACCTTCGAGGGCTCCCGCCGCCGCGCGATCGCCGAAGAGTCGGCGACCACCCTCCGAGAGAAGGTCGACACCCTGATCATCATTCCGAACCAGCGGCTGCTGGATGTCACCGATAAGAAGGTGCCCTTCACGGAAGCGCTGAAGATCGCCGATGACGTGCTGCGCCAGGGCGTGCAGGGCATCTCGGACTTGATCGTCCAGCCCGGCTTGATCAACCTGGACTTTGCCGACGTCAAGGCCGTTATGTCCGGGCAGGGCGCGGCGCTGATGGGGATCGGCTTCGGCAGCGGCGACACGCGCGCCGCCGACGCCGCCCGCGATGCCGTCGCCAGCCCGCTGCTGGAGACCTCGATCGACGGGGCGCGAGGCATCCTCTTCAACATCACAGGCGGCACCGACCTCACCTTGCACGAGGTCAACGAGGCGGCGGAGATCGTCCGTGCTTCCGCTGACAAGGACGCCAACATCATCTTCGGGACTGTCATCGACGAGAAGATGTCCGGTGAGGTCAAGATCACGGTAGTGGCGACTGGCTTCGTCGTCGGGGCCGAGCCCAGCCGCGAGATCGAGGAGCAATACAGCCGGCCGGCGCCGGTCGAGGACGTCCCGGTCTACAAAGGCTTCGACCCGTCGAACCTCGATATCCCCGCGTTTCTGCGCGGTCGCCGTTAA
- the pgeF gene encoding peptidoglycan editing factor PgeF, with translation MRWRTFASPLCTARSWISRKSNTRSTSFSPAKSEAEPVAALELASVVGVAGFPARHGFSTRALGSMGLTASTDPELVMRRRGRLADQLGFDLDRALMTVQEHGANVVTFHRRRPEGGQCVFDTDALATDVPGQAIVTYHADCFPLLFFDARRGVVAGAHAGWRGTLAGVATQTVQALHLAYGSEPDALDVLIGPGICARCYQVGSEVAAQFAARYGREDRYLQTEGDDVRLNLEGVVRLQLEDEGVAPSRILSAGWCTREEDRWFSHRGGRPGRFLSVVVAP, from the coding sequence ATGAGGTGGCGTACATTCGCTTCGCCTCTGTGTACCGCTCGTTCATGGATCTCCAGGAAGTCAAACACGAGATCGACCAGCTTCTCACCCGCGAAAAGCGAGGCTGAACCCGTCGCCGCGCTAGAGCTCGCCTCCGTCGTTGGCGTCGCCGGATTTCCGGCGCGGCACGGGTTCAGCACCCGGGCGCTCGGCTCGATGGGGCTCACCGCATCGACCGACCCCGAGCTGGTGATGCGGCGGCGCGGGCGGCTCGCCGACCAGCTGGGCTTCGATCTCGACCGCGCCCTGATGACGGTACAGGAGCACGGGGCCAATGTCGTGACCTTCCATCGGCGGCGGCCGGAAGGTGGACAGTGCGTCTTTGACACCGACGCCCTGGCCACGGACGTCCCCGGACAGGCGATCGTCACCTACCACGCCGATTGCTTTCCGCTGCTTTTCTTCGACGCGCGCCGTGGGGTCGTCGCCGGGGCGCACGCCGGATGGCGCGGCACGCTGGCGGGTGTCGCGACCCAGACGGTGCAGGCGCTGCACCTGGCGTACGGCAGCGAGCCCGACGCACTCGACGTCCTGATCGGACCCGGCATTTGTGCGCGTTGCTACCAGGTCGGAAGCGAGGTCGCGGCGCAGTTCGCGGCGCGCTACGGCCGCGAGGATCGCTACCTCCAGACGGAAGGCGACGATGTCCGGCTCAACCTGGAGGGCGTGGTGCGGCTCCAACTCGAAGACGAGGGCGTCGCGCCGAGCCGAATCCTGTCGGCCGGTTGGTGCACGCGCGAAGAGGACCGCTGGTTTTCCCATCGCGGCGGTCGTCCCGGACGCTTCCTCTCCGTCGTCGTTGCGCCCTGA
- the nrdR gene encoding transcriptional regulator NrdR — translation MKCPYCGHIDLKVVDSRDSDTGESIRRRRECLQCSKRFTTYERIEAVPLYVMKKDGRREDFDRQKLFSGLMKATAKREISPSTVERVVDEIEAELRTRGKVEIPSREVGELVMDKLRGLDEVAYIRFASVYRSFMDLQEVKHEIDQLLTREKRG, via the coding sequence ATGAAGTGCCCCTATTGTGGTCACATCGACCTCAAGGTGGTCGACTCGCGTGACTCCGATACAGGGGAGTCGATCCGCCGTCGCCGCGAGTGCCTGCAGTGCTCGAAGCGCTTCACCACCTACGAGCGGATCGAGGCGGTGCCGCTCTACGTCATGAAGAAGGACGGCCGGCGCGAGGACTTCGACCGCCAGAAGCTGTTCTCCGGCCTGATGAAGGCCACCGCCAAGCGGGAGATCTCCCCGAGCACGGTGGAACGCGTCGTGGACGAGATCGAGGCCGAACTGCGAACCCGCGGCAAGGTCGAGATTCCCTCGCGTGAAGTCGGCGAGCTGGTGATGGACAAGCTGCGGGGTCTCGATGAGGTGGCGTACATTCGCTTCGCCTCTGTGTACCGCTCGTTCATGGATCTCCAGGAAGTCAAACACGAGATCGACCAGCTTCTCACCCGCGAAAAGCGAGGCTGA
- a CDS encoding YggS family pyridoxal phosphate-dependent enzyme, with product MPGSIGENLEAVRETIARSAERAGRDPTEVVLVAVTKTFPVERIREALAHGLRILGENRVQEALPKIEEIGPANVDWHLIGHLQTNKVKFIDGRFRMVQSLDAVGLVEALDRRIQSPLDVLVEVNVAEEPQKTGVLPADLGAVVHAVSGAQHLRLRGLMTVAPMVPDPEAIRPVFRQLRSLRDTMSQQLGVVLPVLSMGMTDDYAIAVEEGATMLRLGRALFGPR from the coding sequence ATGCCCGGTTCGATCGGCGAAAACCTCGAGGCGGTCCGCGAGACGATCGCCCGCAGCGCTGAGCGGGCCGGCCGTGATCCCACGGAGGTCGTGCTGGTGGCGGTCACCAAGACCTTTCCGGTGGAACGCATCCGTGAGGCCCTGGCCCACGGGCTCCGCATCCTCGGTGAGAACCGGGTCCAGGAGGCGCTGCCGAAGATCGAGGAGATCGGACCCGCCAATGTCGACTGGCACTTGATCGGGCACCTGCAAACGAACAAGGTGAAGTTCATCGACGGTCGCTTCCGCATGGTCCAATCCCTGGACGCGGTCGGCCTGGTGGAGGCGCTCGACCGCCGCATCCAGTCACCACTCGATGTGCTGGTCGAGGTCAATGTGGCGGAAGAGCCACAAAAGACGGGAGTGCTGCCGGCGGACCTGGGAGCGGTGGTGCACGCCGTGAGCGGGGCCCAGCATTTGCGTCTCCGTGGGTTGATGACGGTGGCACCCATGGTCCCCGATCCGGAAGCGATCCGGCCGGTCTTCCGGCAGTTGCGCTCGCTGCGCGACACGATGAGTCAGCAGCTCGGCGTAGTGCTGCCCGTGCTGTCGATGGGGATGACGGACGACTACGCGATCGCCGTGGAGGAAGGCGCGACCATGCTACGATTGGGCCGCGCGCTCTTCGGACCGCGTTGA
- a CDS encoding small basic family protein has translation MRLPASGSREALWLVAAVFVFGTVGIVIGLNAPVQIPAGYARYTAVMILAALDSVLGAVKAWLNGNFENKVFISGLLVNSLAAGALTYLGDKLGVELYFAAIVAFGVRIFDNLAVIRRHLL, from the coding sequence GTGAGGCTCCCCGCCAGCGGATCGCGAGAAGCGTTATGGCTGGTGGCCGCCGTGTTCGTCTTCGGCACGGTCGGCATCGTCATCGGGCTCAATGCCCCGGTGCAGATCCCGGCGGGCTACGCGCGCTACACCGCGGTCATGATCCTTGCCGCACTCGACTCCGTGCTCGGGGCGGTCAAGGCCTGGCTCAATGGAAACTTCGAGAACAAAGTCTTCATCTCGGGGTTGCTCGTCAACTCACTGGCCGCGGGCGCGCTGACCTACCTGGGCGACAAGCTCGGCGTCGAGCTGTATTTCGCCGCCATCGTGGCCTTTGGGGTCCGCATCTTCGACAACCTGGCCGTTATTCGGAGGCATCTTCTCTAG